The region AACACTTATCCTTTTTTGACTTTTGAAGATGTCGTGATAATATCGCACGGCTATGATCCGGAAGATTTTGAAAAAATTCCCGCCCAACCAAAACCTCAGAACAAATTGGTTTTAATGTATTCAGGAATATTTATGGTTTACAATACACCAAAATATTTTCTTAGGGCATTTAAACAAATAACGATTGAGCGCCCAGATATAGCTTCGAATATTGAGCTCCATTTTGTTGGATTTTTAAGGAAAGAGAATCAAAAACTGATAAGAAAACTTAAACTTCAGACTTTTATTAAAGATCACGGATATGTAAATCATACTGAGGCTATTGCAAAAATTAAATCAGCAGATGTATTGTGGTTTATGGTTGGAAGAAGAAAAAATATTGATGCAATTTTACCTGGAAAAGTTTATGAATATATTGGTGCCCGCAAACCAATCTTAGCTTGCGTTCCAGATGGTGCTGCTAAAATGGCTGTTGAAGAATCAGGAGCGGGATTTATCTGCAGTCCGGATAACATAAATGAAATAAAAGAAACAATCCTAAATGTTTATAACAGCTACAATGAAGGTACCTTACCAACTCCATCTGATGAGCTGGTTGAAAAATACAGACGAGATAATTTAACTGAACAGTTGACAAAACAATTTCAAATGAAATTAAGGGCTGATCTGTAAATGAATGTTTTAGTAATTGGATCAGGTGGAAGAGAACATGCAATTGCTTTAGCAATAAGTAAAAGTAAAAAATTAAAAAAATTGTTTTGCGCACCTGGAAATCCTGGAACAAAATCAGTTGCTGAAAACATATCTCTGAATATATCAAATCACAACGATGTAATTGAGTTTTGTAAATCGAAAGAAATCAATCTTGTTGTAGTAGGACCAGAGCAACCTTTGGTTGATGGTTTAGCTGATAGTCTGAGAGCAAATTCAGTTTTAGTTTTTGGGCCTTCATCAAATGCTGTCCGTATTGAATCAAGCAAATCTTTTGCTAAGGAAATAATGACTAATGCTAAAGTTGCTACGGCTGCTTATAAAGAATTTTATGCTGATCAGTTCGAAGAAACAATTAGTTATCTTAAAGAGAAAAAGTTTCCGATAGTCTTAAAAGCTGATGGATTGGCAGCAGGAAAAGGTGTTATTATCTGTGAAAATTTTTCTGAAGCTGAAATTGCAGTTAAAGATTTTTTTATAAATAAAATATTTGGCAGCTCAGGCGATAAAATTGTTATCGAGGAATTTTTAACCGGTGAAGAAGCATCAGTTTTTGCAATTACTGATGGCGAAGATTTTGTTTGTTTATCTGCAGCACAAGATCATAAAAGAATTGGTAATAATGATACCGGTAAAAATACTGGTGGTATGGGTGCTTATGCGCCTGCCCCTTTAATAACCGAACAACTACAACAGAAAATTGAGAAAGAAATTATTGCACCTACTTTAACTGAACTAAAGAGATCCGGTAATAAATTTATAGGATGTCTTTATGCTGGTTTAATAATTACTAAATCAGGACCCAAGGTAATTGAATTTAATTGCAGATTTGGAGATCCTGAAGCTCAGGTTGTTTTACCATTAATCGAGGGTGATTTTCTTGGACTGCTTTATTCTGCAGCGAAAGGGAAAGTTGAGAAAAATTTAATCAAATATTCAGGCGGATGCGCTGTTTGTATCGTTGCTGCTTCCGGTGGTTATCCGGATAAGTATGAAAAAGATTTTGTGATAACTGGACTTGATCTTGTTCAGGATAATATTATTATTTATCACGCCGGCACCGCTGAAAAGGATGGTAAGATTTTAACCAACGGCGGTAGAGTTTTGGGAGTCACTTCTGTAATTAATTCAAATGATTTATTAACTGCAAAGAAAATTGCTTATCAAGCAATTGAGAAAATAAACTTTAAGGGAATGTATTACCGTAAAGATATTTCTGACAAAGCGTTAAAGAATATCAAATAGTTCCGATCAACTAATTTTATATAACCAACAATACTTTTACTTGGATAACCTGAAGAATATTTTTGTTCAGTGTTAAGTGTAGGAAAATAATTGCCTAAGTTGAATCAATCTCATCCACATTTGCTGTGTACTTTAATAATGTTGAATTCCTTTTATCTTATACTTTAAAAACAGAATTACTGCTCTAAAAAGAAAAGCTTCCGAAAAAAATGGAAAAATAAATCTTAAGCAAACTTTATTAGAATCACTGCAAGAATTAGTTGTGGTAAGTATAAAAATTATTATTTTTTAATCAGGTTTAGGAATAATTTATTATCAAAATATCAGGAGTTAAAATGAAAAATAATTTTTCCCGCAGAAATTTTATTAAACTTTCTGCTCTTAGCAGTGCTTTTCTTGGCTTATCAGGATTTGCAACTCCTGTAAGTCGTGAAACTATTCTCGAAAAAATTAACAATTTATCCAAATCTCCTACTACAAAAGGTAAATCAGTAATTGGTTTAACTGTTGCTCCAATCAAACAGGTTAAAGTAGCATTTATTGGTTTGGGTAATAGAGGGATAGAACATTTAAAACTGGTGAATGCATTAGCACCGGATAAAGCAATTATTACTGCAATATGCGATGTTCAAAAAGTAAAAACTGATGCTGCTTTAGAAGAATTAAAGAAATCCGGGCACGGACAAAAACCAGCGGTCTATTCCGGAACACTTGATATATGGAAAGAGATGATAAAGCGTGATGATATAGATTTAGTTGTAATATCTACTCATTGGGAATATCATACTCCAATGTGCATTG is a window of Ignavibacterium sp. DNA encoding:
- a CDS encoding glycosyltransferase family 4 protein, producing the protein MFKVLVVAYYFPPMGLSGVQRTLKFVKYMKNYNWEPTVITSGNVAYYAHDTSLMKELEESEIKVIRVSGSKEPNSILSKLGTVKPPSEFIRNILDKISQTVFIPDNKKSWSRIVYKKIDEILSKEKYDALFITCPPFSAFDIISKIKKVHDIPLFADYRDLWYKSYFSFYATPFHKLLHKKKEYHALKAADRITVTNRKIKEKLLNTYPFLTFEDVVIISHGYDPEDFEKIPAQPKPQNKLVLMYSGIFMVYNTPKYFLRAFKQITIERPDIASNIELHFVGFLRKENQKLIRKLKLQTFIKDHGYVNHTEAIAKIKSADVLWFMVGRRKNIDAILPGKVYEYIGARKPILACVPDGAAKMAVEESGAGFICSPDNINEIKETILNVYNSYNEGTLPTPSDELVEKYRRDNLTEQLTKQFQMKLRADL
- the purD gene encoding phosphoribosylamine--glycine ligase; this encodes MNVLVIGSGGREHAIALAISKSKKLKKLFCAPGNPGTKSVAENISLNISNHNDVIEFCKSKEINLVVVGPEQPLVDGLADSLRANSVLVFGPSSNAVRIESSKSFAKEIMTNAKVATAAYKEFYADQFEETISYLKEKKFPIVLKADGLAAGKGVIICENFSEAEIAVKDFFINKIFGSSGDKIVIEEFLTGEEASVFAITDGEDFVCLSAAQDHKRIGNNDTGKNTGGMGAYAPAPLITEQLQQKIEKEIIAPTLTELKRSGNKFIGCLYAGLIITKSGPKVIEFNCRFGDPEAQVVLPLIEGDFLGLLYSAAKGKVEKNLIKYSGGCAVCIVAASGGYPDKYEKDFVITGLDLVQDNIIIYHAGTAEKDGKILTNGGRVLGVTSVINSNDLLTAKKIAYQAIEKINFKGMYYRKDISDKALKNIK